The genomic stretch GACGGCATGGAGCTCACCACAGCGGACCGGGCGGCGGCCGACCGCACCTGGGCCTACGGGCACGTGATCGTGGACGAGGCGCAGGAGCTGTCGGCGATGGCCTGGCGGATGGTGATGCGGCGGGTGCCGGCCCGGTCGCTGACAGTGGTGGGCGATCTCGCGCAGACGGGGTCGGCGGCGGGGGCTCGGTCGTGGGCCGAGGTGCTGGACCCGTACCTGGAGGGCCGCTGGCGGGTGGAGCACCTGAAGGTCAACTACCGCACGCCGGCGGAGATCATGGAGGTGGCGGCCGACGTGCTGCGGGCGTTCGACCCCGGGCAGGAGCCGCCGGAGTCGGTGCGGTCGGGCGGCTCCCGGCCGCGGGCGGTGCGGATGCCGCCGGCGGGGCTGCCGGCGCTGGTGGAGGAGGAGTTGGCCGCGATCGGCGAGGGCCGGGTGGGCGTGGTGACCTCGGATGCCGTCCATGAGGCGGTGGCGCGGCTGCTGCCGGGCGGGGACCTGGACGCGCCGGTGGCGGTGCTGACGGTGGGGCAGGCCAAGGGGCTGGAGTTCGACGCGGTCGTGGTGGTGGACCCGGCGGGGATCCTGGCGCAGTCGCCGATGGGCGGGCAGGACCTGTACGTGGCGGTGACGCGGGCGACGCGGCGGCTGACGGTGGCCTACGAGGGCGAGCTGCCGGACGTCCTGTCCCGCCTGGCCTAGAAATCTACAATGTAAAGGCGCCGGGTCAGATGAGCATGTCCGGCTCAGCAGAATCACCGGCGACGAGGGAAGGTCACGCGCCCGGTTCGCTGTCGAGTTTGTCGGCGACGGCGCGGATGGCTCGGGTCGCCTGGTCGAGGTTGCGCAGGGTCTGGGTGTCGAGGTGCTCCATGATGCGGCGCAGCTGGTCGGCGCCGGCGTTGTTGATGTCGGCGATGAGGGCGGCGCCGGCGGCGGTGAGTTCGACGCGGCGGACGCGGCGGTCGTGGGGGTCTTCGCGGCGGCTGACGTAGCCCTGGGCGATGAGCCGGTCGACGATGCCGGTGACGGTGCCGAGGCCGACGCCGAGCCCGGCGGCGAGTTCCTGGCCGGAGGCGGAGCCTTGGGCGGACAGCAGCATGATGACCTTCAGCTGGCGCATGGTGAGGTTGGAGGTGAAGAGGGACGATCTTTGCTGGGCGAACAGTCGTCCCAGGCCACGTTGTGTTTCGGTGATGCGCCGGATCAGGTCTTCGCGTTCGTCGTTCACTGCCGCCCTCTCGTTTCCTGAGAAGGTTATCAGGAACGGTCGGGTGATCTAAATATTCGCATGAGGCGAAGTGTTAGTCTGGGGCGAAACTCTGGAGAGGGAGCCCGTATGACCGCTTTCGCCAGGTTGAGCCTGGTCAATCGCACTCTTGTCGTCTTGGTGGCGTTCGTGTTGAGCGCGTTCGGCGTGTTCACGATCCCGCAGTTGAAGCAGCAGCTGCTTCCGTCGTTGTCGTTCCCCGGCGCGTTCGTGCTCGCGCAGTATCCCGGCGCGTCGCCCGAGATCGTGGAGGAGCAGGTCACCAAGCCGATCGAGGACTCCTTCCAGGGGCTGGAGGGGATGGAGCAGATGACCTCCACCTCCAGGGAGGGCATGGCCCAGATCCAGGTGGCCTTCGCCTATGGCACCGACGTCGAGTCGTCGCTGAACAAGATGCAGCAGGCGGTCAACAGGGTCACGTTGCCCGACGGGGTCGAGCCGCAGGTGACGGCGGGCAACACCGACGATCTGCCGGTGCTGGTGCTCGCGGTGGGTGACGGCGGTGATGAGCGGGCGATGGCCGACAAGCTGCGCCGGATCATGGTGCCGGAGCTGCAGGGCGTGGAGGGCGTGCGGGAGGCGACGGTCACGGGCACCCGCGACGAGGTCGTGACGATCGAGCCGGACGCCGAGGAGATGAAGGAGAAGGGGGTCTCGGCGGCGCAGATTCCCGACGTGCTGAAGGCGAACGGCACCCCGATCCCGGCGGGCACGCTGACCGACGCGGGCAAGACGCTGACGGTGCAGGTGGGTGCGCGGGTCGATTCGGTGGACAAGCTGAAGGACCTGTACCTGACGCCCGCCCAGCCGCAGCAGGCCCAGGCCCAGGGCCAGACGCCGGCCCAGGGTCAGGCCCGGCCCGGCCAGCCGCAGGCCCAGGCGCGTGCGGGGCAGACCGGGCTGCCGCAGCAGGCGCCGCAGCCCAAGCCGCTCAAGCCGGTCAAGCTGGGCGATGTCGCGGAGATCAAGCGGGGGCTGGCGGACGCGACGACGATCACCCGTACGGACGGCAAGACGAGTCTGGGCGTGTCGGTGACGATGATGCCCGACGGCAACGCGGTGACGATCTCGCACGAGATCCGCGAGAAGCTGCCGGAGCTGACCAGGGCGCTGGGCGACTCGTCCGACACGCAGGTGACGGTGGTGTTCGACCAGGCTCCGTACGTGGAGCAGTCGATCGAGAGCCTGACCACCGAGGGCCTGCTGGGGCTGGCGTTCGCGGTGCTGGTCATCTTGGTGTTCCTGCTGTCGGTGCGGTCGACGCTGGTGACGGCGGTGTCGATCCCGCTGTCGGTGGTGATCGCGCTGATCGTGTTGTGGGCGGGCGACTACTCGCTGAACATGCTGACGCTGGGCGCGCTGACGATCGCGGTGGGCCGGGTCGTCGACGACTCGATCGTGGTGCTGGAGAACATCAAGCGGCATCTCGGCTACGGCGAGGCGAGACTTCAGGCGATCTTGACGGCGGTGCGTGAGGTGTCGGGCGCGGTGACGGCCTCGACGTTGACGACCGTGGCGGTGTTCGCGCCGATCGCGATCGTGGGCGGCATGGTGGGCGAGCTGTTCGGCCCGTTCTCGATCACGGTGGCGGTGGCGTTGCTGGCGTCGCTGGTGGTGTCGCTGACGGTGGTGCCGGTGCTGGCGTACTGGTTCCTCAAGGCGCCGGAGCTGACGCCCGAGCAGGCGCGCAAGCAGCGTGAGGAGGCCGAGGCCAAGGAGCTGCGTTCGCCGTTGCAGCGGGCCTACCTGCCGGTGCTGCGGTTCGCGACGCGGTTCAAGCTGGTGACGGTGCTCATCGGGGTGGCGGTGTTCGTCGGCACGATGGGGCTGGCCGGCAGCCTGCGGACCAACTTCCTGGATTCCTCGGGGCAGAACACGATCTCGTTGTCGCAGCGGATGCCGGTCGGCTCGGATCTGGAGGCCACCGACAAGGCCGCCCAGCAGGTCGAGGACGTGCTGGCGGGCGTGGAGGCGGTGGAGACGTACCAGGTGAACGTCGGCGGAGGCGGAGGCGGCGGCGGGTTCGGCGGCGGCGGGTTCGGCGGGGGTGGCGGGGGCGCCGACCGGGCGTCGTATTCGGTCACGCTCAAGGACGGCGCGGACACCCCGAAGGTCGAGCAGGAGCTGCGGGACAAGATCGCGGGCGTGTCCGGGGTCGGTGAGGTGACCGTGGGCGGTGGCGGCGGTGGCGGGTTCAACTCCGACACCGTCAGCGTGATCGTGCGCGCTCCTGATGTCGAGACGCTGCGTACGGCGGCCGGCGAGGTCACGCGGGCGATGGGCGAGGTGTCCGGGCTGCAGGACGTGTCGTCGAACCTGGAGGCCAGCGCGCCGCGGATCGAGGTCGTCGTCGATCGTGAGGAGGCGGCCGAGCGCGGCCTGTCGGAGGCGCAAATCGGGCAGGCGGTGGCGCAGGCCTTCCGCGGCGCGCCGCTGGGCCAGATCACGCTGGACGGCCGCACCAGTGACCTGGTGCTGCGCGGCGCGGACGCGCCGGAGGACGTGGCGGCGGTGGAGGACCTGGAGCTGGCCACGGCGGCCGGCACGGTGAAGTTGTCGACGGTGGCCGACGTCAAGGAGGTGGCCGGGCCGACGCAGGTGACCAGGATCGACGGCGAGCGGTCGGCCACGGTCTCGGCCAAGGTGGCCGACGCGGGGAACCTGGGCGCGGTGACGCAGACGCTGACGACGAAGCTGGACGGGCTGCAGTTGGGCTCGGGCGCCACCTACGAGATGGGCGGGGCGTCGGCCGACCAGGCCGAGGCGTTCTCCGACCTGGGGCTGGCGATGCTGGCGGCGATCGCGATCGTCTTCATGATCATGGTGGCGACGTTCCGCAGCTTCATCCAGCCGCTGATCCTGCTGGTGTCGATCCCGTTCGCGGCGACGGGCGCGGTGGGGCTGCTGGTGGCGACCGACACGGCGCTGGGCGTGCCGGCGCTGATCGGCATGCTGATGCTGATCGGGATCGTGGTGACGAACGCGATCGTGCTGATCGACCTCATCAACCAGTATCGCGACCAGGGCATGGGCGTGGTCGAGGCGGTGATCGAGGGCGGCCGGCGGCGGCTGCGGCCGATCCTGATGACGGCGGTGGCCACGATCTGCGCGCTGACGCCGATGGCGCTGGGGGTGACCGGGTCGGGCGGGTTCATCTCGCAGCCGCTGGCGATCGTGGTGATCGGCGGGTTGATCTCCTCGACGCTGCTCACGCTGGTGCTGGTGCCGACGCTGTACACGATGGTGGAGCGGACGAAGGAGCGGATGCGGCGCAAGCCGGCCGCGCCTCGGCCGGAGGAGAAGGTTCTCACTCCTGCCACGTGATCGTGCGCGCCGGCGCCCGCACGGCCAGGTGCTGTGCGGGCGCCGGTGCTTTTCCGCTGTCCGGCCGGGCGAAGGACGAGCGGCGCAGCCAGGCAGGCCGGCTTCGAATGTGGCTCATGAGCGGGATGCCTGGTGCGCGGTCCTTCATCTGGCCGGAGTGAAACGCCAGAGCTGGTTGGGACCGTTCCAGCATCGGCCCTGAAGGACGTTGGCGCCGTGGGCGATGCTGAGGTGTGCGACGTC from Nonomuraea polychroma encodes the following:
- a CDS encoding MarR family winged helix-turn-helix transcriptional regulator is translated as MNDEREDLIRRITETQRGLGRLFAQQRSSLFTSNLTMRQLKVIMLLSAQGSASGQELAAGLGVGLGTVTGIVDRLIAQGYVSRREDPHDRRVRRVELTAAGAALIADINNAGADQLRRIMEHLDTQTLRNLDQATRAIRAVADKLDSEPGA
- a CDS encoding efflux RND transporter permease subunit → MTAFARLSLVNRTLVVLVAFVLSAFGVFTIPQLKQQLLPSLSFPGAFVLAQYPGASPEIVEEQVTKPIEDSFQGLEGMEQMTSTSREGMAQIQVAFAYGTDVESSLNKMQQAVNRVTLPDGVEPQVTAGNTDDLPVLVLAVGDGGDERAMADKLRRIMVPELQGVEGVREATVTGTRDEVVTIEPDAEEMKEKGVSAAQIPDVLKANGTPIPAGTLTDAGKTLTVQVGARVDSVDKLKDLYLTPAQPQQAQAQGQTPAQGQARPGQPQAQARAGQTGLPQQAPQPKPLKPVKLGDVAEIKRGLADATTITRTDGKTSLGVSVTMMPDGNAVTISHEIREKLPELTRALGDSSDTQVTVVFDQAPYVEQSIESLTTEGLLGLAFAVLVILVFLLSVRSTLVTAVSIPLSVVIALIVLWAGDYSLNMLTLGALTIAVGRVVDDSIVVLENIKRHLGYGEARLQAILTAVREVSGAVTASTLTTVAVFAPIAIVGGMVGELFGPFSITVAVALLASLVVSLTVVPVLAYWFLKAPELTPEQARKQREEAEAKELRSPLQRAYLPVLRFATRFKLVTVLIGVAVFVGTMGLAGSLRTNFLDSSGQNTISLSQRMPVGSDLEATDKAAQQVEDVLAGVEAVETYQVNVGGGGGGGGFGGGGFGGGGGGADRASYSVTLKDGADTPKVEQELRDKIAGVSGVGEVTVGGGGGGGFNSDTVSVIVRAPDVETLRTAAGEVTRAMGEVSGLQDVSSNLEASAPRIEVVVDREEAAERGLSEAQIGQAVAQAFRGAPLGQITLDGRTSDLVLRGADAPEDVAAVEDLELATAAGTVKLSTVADVKEVAGPTQVTRIDGERSATVSAKVADAGNLGAVTQTLTTKLDGLQLGSGATYEMGGASADQAEAFSDLGLAMLAAIAIVFMIMVATFRSFIQPLILLVSIPFAATGAVGLLVATDTALGVPALIGMLMLIGIVVTNAIVLIDLINQYRDQGMGVVEAVIEGGRRRLRPILMTAVATICALTPMALGVTGSGGFISQPLAIVVIGGLISSTLLTLVLVPTLYTMVERTKERMRRKPAAPRPEEKVLTPAT